The following are encoded together in the Flavobacterium sp. TR2 genome:
- a CDS encoding VWA domain-containing protein, with product MSSINLQESQSTGCETYIAIVVDESGSINGNEAQQIREGLTSFINSQAQSKITLSLIGMSNNDSNSRSEHIIQKRISGNTSSFLSWINGFGSRSADPQSDHWASGLEVANSLTVTPDIIVVVTDGLQVNDVDALKNLYQNLNDKSHIFVYGVTSTVNNASELITPITNFLGKAPAVKSTGLSMLDTDYIRVPDFSTLGSELNQLSSDLSGAQIGCLSNVIITQNNLVYPVLKKGLAVSQSAGQLTLRNKSRVALSLPAGTRIHTVSNISGLVFKLQNAVVVPALGTIDAAIRIDGKPSALGDNSAKIALPNVNNPSGFKINFNVGKELHIVDLNSGKTALQSTSLQIAAAGSKGLDSTKGIHLRWLLAGELGANHLPKGDLYKGANSNSHFNKPEDFVKVYRAPYTKVAYKLDLTKKPKSVDIQKAFWFYKTTDPQRSIYVYFKNRAKYLSTRASIDPMVNPSGFIQAYGNEIIEIENKSELFFAAELKFSAANNSGVVKLETLSVAENTIVASKRVTNRKTFSSTEVNAIRVVAENGRSIRFKASNCLLNEINFEYYGDFIQNANDRGTWDLKGKYALTLDDNKAFEQLEPKLNCIHGKWLKFNDGEYVDVNNYKDKWKRPTDEEDKNIKEVIESYIGLSADGLNPTALETIKFKDSIPTNEPQPGETAEFAENSTEISNLDLLNIAANDYHIARMLGLGCIDIDETVLSGEYIYLTEYVTFKNLEGGPDKKEVQHLSMSIPTSVNTERLPLPVQLSKYLPGLNAGADEDNETAKITDPEGYSFDGKKRYVSLFMSDIKDYSVDTAFFSSTEEYDGSSFTFPIYAGVDYKLKGEANWQKPELSADTAYSNVKKDLSTGAFEPAPIIIPDSGKSFLNVRQEKTGLKTYVYQGYGINIFSRATSGRQLEITSNIKPKNTLLPPTGINSLLITKENPLMFTSMSEQLKLKALLENESITDKTYIRLLFEYYAIQELLNYTVPDGVTNAEALLSDKIYPDNEELFADYFKLYFRDSLPQIEHAKITNISNSPTSELTSIITIGEYRILSSGEEIKINLTDANKDRFIGGILTVGDQNYIIQNIAVVTTAGKFSYANVEVLKKEVSDRLVSDGDATIDSEQIKEIKKPINELCSLVENMLTPENWRQPSPIGFQVQLPEVLKTVHRELVLQKDSQGSDSLQIEKTRGIWNKRVIIEKVLEKAFQVDANGNYVLDENEEPIPLPEDQKKHFGLYKLTFKGLKLAQHPQYNQDNGNSVEWMNGTVRLFTKSCFEGSNPIPVKSRKEFKVVRADNIGTDLDLELIVNDPNFKLKKDATQEMDPTYDHILIEENALHEPQEQEVNYYPSYKVYLFADPSNGITAANIQPREGENTHYSIFGISAHSNLYDYDSKISAPNPMYAVRIEKPVKPEDVKGPLYATRPDFFNRSTYTFTTRYTHKPYGMLHYRANDQALLNVLYETATIATIREEISKLGGNNEQYFTNRWQNFLDFNGLQNAANYATYPPESVSGEHYHFPVPDSVLLKAEINEFIKWHNTTQKQNVPTITSLTALNQIIIPKSAGVEEDLLAIHFIEQAIHSVFVPLTEVPVIYEYIKDNDYVPVNKKQTIKDKNGNILKYPNPDLDIAPMMKITDAAQFRTQFTDFNLDGNSQNIYFYGVREMDIKLNFSEFSTFLGPVKLVPSNPPQTPEIKRIMPVLENQLLGIKPAIQIELNTYKPEYNIRKINVYRAKNMLDAQSIRTMTPVKEILIDENTLSTDFNSVWTVYDEFEDLENVPFGDGLFYRVTVSREIEYADPSSTDLNPITNIDYTPSQPSKITATVIADTAIPESPILTASGEATGANESILKPIVFSWEKTVHNGKYHLYKMNNQGNWDKIQEKVSNDETVTLSLLETKLGIDELTIKNDDGDRIYHHFKVLAENSSGMYSSEEKILTL from the coding sequence GAAACATATATCGCTATCGTTGTCGATGAGTCGGGTTCGATAAATGGTAATGAAGCGCAGCAGATACGTGAAGGGCTGACTTCATTTATCAATTCTCAGGCTCAGAGCAAAATTACGCTTTCGTTAATCGGAATGTCCAACAACGACAGTAATTCTAGGTCAGAGCATATTATTCAAAAAAGAATTTCTGGCAATACCTCCAGTTTTTTAAGTTGGATTAATGGTTTTGGATCAAGATCTGCCGATCCTCAGTCTGATCATTGGGCATCTGGTTTAGAGGTTGCAAACAGCTTAACAGTAACTCCAGACATCATTGTCGTTGTTACTGACGGTTTGCAGGTTAACGATGTTGATGCTCTCAAAAACTTGTATCAGAATCTAAATGATAAATCACACATTTTTGTTTACGGTGTCACAAGCACCGTAAACAATGCTTCAGAATTGATTACGCCAATTACTAACTTTTTAGGAAAAGCGCCTGCTGTAAAAAGCACTGGTCTTTCTATGCTGGACACAGATTACATCAGAGTTCCTGATTTCAGCACTTTAGGATCTGAATTAAACCAATTAAGCAGCGATTTATCGGGCGCACAAATTGGGTGTCTTTCAAATGTAATTATCACCCAAAATAATTTGGTTTACCCTGTCCTTAAAAAAGGTCTTGCGGTAAGTCAAAGTGCCGGACAATTAACGCTTAGGAACAAAAGCCGTGTGGCTCTTTCTCTTCCTGCCGGAACAAGAATTCATACGGTAAGCAATATAAGCGGACTGGTTTTTAAACTTCAGAATGCCGTTGTTGTACCTGCTCTAGGAACTATTGATGCTGCAATTCGAATAGACGGAAAACCAAGCGCATTAGGCGATAACTCAGCCAAAATTGCTTTGCCAAATGTTAACAATCCTAGCGGATTTAAAATCAATTTTAATGTTGGCAAAGAACTGCATATTGTTGATCTTAATTCTGGAAAAACTGCTTTGCAGTCTACAAGTCTGCAAATTGCTGCTGCAGGTTCTAAAGGGCTTGACAGTACAAAAGGAATTCATCTTCGCTGGCTTTTGGCTGGAGAATTAGGCGCAAACCATCTTCCAAAAGGTGATTTGTATAAAGGTGCCAATTCTAATTCGCATTTCAACAAACCTGAAGATTTTGTAAAAGTATACAGAGCTCCATACACTAAAGTCGCTTATAAATTAGACTTAACAAAAAAGCCAAAGTCAGTAGATATTCAAAAAGCATTTTGGTTTTATAAAACAACAGATCCGCAAAGATCGATTTATGTCTATTTCAAAAACAGAGCAAAATATCTGTCGACAAGAGCAAGTATTGATCCGATGGTAAATCCATCAGGTTTTATTCAGGCTTACGGAAATGAAATTATCGAAATTGAAAATAAAAGCGAATTATTTTTTGCCGCAGAACTTAAATTCAGCGCTGCAAATAACTCAGGTGTTGTTAAACTAGAAACACTTTCTGTAGCCGAAAATACTATTGTAGCATCAAAAAGAGTTACAAATCGCAAGACTTTTTCTTCTACAGAAGTTAACGCAATTCGCGTGGTAGCAGAAAATGGAAGAAGCATCCGATTTAAAGCAAGCAACTGCCTGTTGAACGAAATCAATTTCGAATATTATGGCGATTTCATCCAAAATGCAAATGATAGAGGGACTTGGGATCTAAAAGGAAAATATGCTTTGACTCTTGATGACAATAAAGCGTTTGAGCAATTGGAACCTAAATTAAATTGCATCCACGGGAAATGGCTAAAATTTAATGATGGCGAATACGTAGACGTCAATAATTACAAAGATAAATGGAAGCGACCAACCGATGAAGAAGATAAAAACATTAAGGAAGTTATTGAGAGCTATATTGGCTTAAGTGCCGATGGACTTAATCCGACTGCTTTAGAAACCATTAAGTTTAAGGACAGCATTCCTACCAATGAACCTCAACCTGGAGAAACGGCAGAATTTGCAGAAAATTCTACTGAAATATCCAATCTAGATTTATTAAACATTGCTGCAAATGATTATCATATTGCCAGAATGTTAGGTTTAGGATGCATTGATATTGATGAAACGGTTCTTTCGGGAGAATATATTTACTTAACAGAATATGTTACGTTCAAAAATTTAGAAGGAGGTCCTGACAAAAAAGAAGTACAGCACCTTTCTATGAGTATTCCGACTTCTGTAAACACAGAACGTTTGCCTCTTCCTGTACAATTAAGCAAATATTTGCCAGGCCTTAATGCGGGTGCAGACGAAGATAATGAAACTGCAAAAATCACAGATCCAGAAGGATATAGTTTTGATGGCAAAAAAAGATATGTAAGTCTGTTTATGAGCGACATCAAAGATTACAGTGTAGACACTGCTTTCTTTAGCTCTACAGAAGAATATGATGGAAGCTCTTTTACTTTTCCTATCTATGCAGGAGTAGATTATAAATTGAAAGGCGAAGCCAATTGGCAAAAGCCAGAACTATCTGCTGACACGGCATATTCTAATGTCAAAAAAGATCTGAGTACTGGTGCTTTTGAGCCTGCTCCAATTATTATTCCAGACTCAGGAAAATCATTTTTAAATGTTCGTCAGGAAAAAACAGGGTTGAAAACTTATGTTTATCAAGGCTACGGAATTAATATTTTCTCTAGAGCAACATCTGGCAGACAACTAGAAATTACTTCAAACATTAAACCGAAAAATACTTTACTGCCTCCAACTGGCATTAATTCGCTATTAATTACAAAAGAAAATCCGTTGATGTTTACGTCAATGAGCGAACAGCTTAAACTGAAAGCCTTATTAGAAAATGAATCCATAACAGACAAAACTTATATCCGTCTTCTTTTTGAATATTATGCTATCCAGGAATTATTGAACTATACCGTTCCTGATGGGGTAACTAATGCAGAAGCTTTGCTTTCTGACAAAATTTATCCGGACAATGAAGAGCTGTTTGCAGATTATTTTAAACTTTATTTTAGGGATAGCCTTCCTCAAATTGAGCACGCTAAAATCACTAATATTTCAAATAGTCCAACAAGTGAGCTTACTTCGATTATTACAATCGGGGAATACAGAATCCTAAGCAGTGGCGAAGAAATTAAAATCAACTTAACCGATGCCAATAAAGACCGATTTATTGGAGGTATTTTAACCGTTGGAGATCAAAACTATATCATTCAAAATATTGCTGTGGTAACTACTGCAGGAAAATTTAGTTATGCCAATGTTGAAGTTCTTAAAAAAGAAGTAAGCGACCGTCTTGTTTCTGATGGTGATGCTACAATCGATTCTGAGCAAATTAAGGAAATTAAAAAGCCAATAAACGAATTATGTTCTTTGGTTGAGAATATGCTAACGCCTGAAAATTGGCGTCAGCCAAGTCCAATTGGTTTTCAGGTTCAATTGCCAGAAGTTTTAAAAACTGTTCATAGAGAACTTGTCCTTCAAAAAGACAGCCAAGGCAGCGATAGTTTACAGATTGAAAAAACTCGAGGAATCTGGAACAAGAGAGTCATTATTGAAAAAGTTCTGGAAAAAGCTTTTCAAGTTGACGCAAACGGCAATTATGTATTGGATGAAAATGAAGAACCAATTCCGCTGCCTGAAGATCAGAAAAAACACTTTGGCTTATACAAACTTACTTTCAAAGGACTAAAATTGGCTCAGCATCCTCAATACAACCAAGACAATGGAAATTCTGTTGAATGGATGAATGGTACTGTCCGTCTATTTACCAAGAGTTGTTTTGAAGGCTCGAATCCAATTCCTGTAAAATCAAGAAAAGAGTTTAAAGTCGTACGCGCAGATAATATTGGAACCGATCTGGATTTGGAATTAATTGTTAATGACCCTAATTTCAAATTAAAAAAAGATGCAACTCAAGAAATGGATCCAACTTATGATCATATCCTTATCGAAGAGAATGCATTGCATGAGCCACAAGAACAGGAAGTAAACTATTATCCTAGCTATAAAGTTTATCTTTTTGCTGATCCTTCAAACGGAATCACAGCAGCAAATATTCAGCCAAGAGAAGGAGAAAACACGCATTACTCCATTTTTGGAATCAGCGCGCATTCAAATTTATACGACTATGATTCTAAAATTAGTGCGCCAAATCCGATGTACGCGGTTAGAATTGAAAAACCTGTTAAACCAGAAGATGTAAAAGGTCCTTTGTATGCCACTAGACCTGACTTTTTTAACAGATCTACATACACCTTTACGACCAGATATACGCACAAACCTTACGGAATGCTGCATTACAGAGCAAATGATCAGGCCTTATTAAATGTTTTGTACGAAACTGCAACGATTGCCACAATTCGTGAAGAAATTAGCAAACTTGGCGGGAATAATGAACAATATTTCACTAACAGATGGCAAAATTTCTTAGACTTTAATGGACTTCAAAATGCTGCAAACTATGCAACTTATCCTCCTGAGAGCGTCTCTGGAGAGCATTACCATTTTCCAGTGCCAGACAGTGTATTGCTGAAAGCGGAAATTAATGAATTTATCAAATGGCATAATACAACTCAGAAACAAAATGTTCCGACAATAACCAGTTTAACTGCCCTCAATCAGATTATTATTCCTAAAAGTGCAGGGGTTGAAGAAGATTTATTGGCCATTCACTTCATTGAACAAGCCATTCATTCTGTTTTTGTGCCTTTAACTGAAGTACCCGTAATTTACGAATACATTAAGGATAATGACTATGTGCCTGTTAACAAAAAACAGACGATTAAAGATAAGAACGGAAATATCCTGAAATATCCTAATCCTGATCTGGACATTGCTCCAATGATGAAAATCACTGATGCAGCGCAATTCAGAACCCAATTTACAGATTTTAATCTGGATGGAAATTCGCAAAACATTTATTTCTACGGTGTTCGCGAAATGGATATCAAATTGAATTTCAGCGAATTTAGCACATTTTTAGGTCCTGTAAAATTAGTTCCTTCAAATCCGCCGCAGACGCCAGAAATCAAGCGAATTATGCCAGTGCTGGAAAATCAGCTTTTAGGAATCAAACCAGCTATTCAAATAGAATTGAACACCTACAAGCCAGAATACAACATCAGAAAAATAAATGTTTATCGCGCCAAAAATATGCTTGATGCACAATCGATCAGAACCATGACGCCTGTCAAAGAAATTTTGATTGACGAGAATACTTTATCTACTGATTTTAATAGTGTATGGACTGTTTATGACGAATTTGAAGATCTGGAAAATGTTCCTTTTGGAGATGGTCTTTTCTATAGAGTTACAGTTTCCAGAGAAATCGAATATGCTGATCCGAGTTCAACAGATCTTAATCCAATTACCAATATTGATTATACGCCATCTCAGCCATCAAAAATTACCGCTACAGTAATTGCCGATACTGCTATTCCAGAGTCTCCTATATTAACAGCTTCTGGAGAAGCAACAGGAGCAAATGAATCTATACTGAAACCTATTGTTTTCAGTTGGGAGAAAACGGTTCATAATGGCAAATATCATTTGTACAAAATGAATAATCAAGGAAACTGGGATAAAATTCAGGAAAAAGTTTCTAATGACGAAACGGTAACATTGTCTTTACTTGAGACCAAACTTGGAATTGACGAATTGACTATTAAAAATGATGATGGCGACAGAATTTACCATCATTTTAAAGTGCTTGCCGAAAACTCTTCGGGTATGTACAGTAGTGAAGAAAAAATTCTAACACTTTAA